A stretch of the Massilia varians genome encodes the following:
- a CDS encoding PP0621 family protein, which produces MSRVIFWLLLIGLVVLAIRAKLKGLGARRQPPPHQAPPRQAPVGEIETMTQCAHCGIHFPASEAVHADGHDYCSPGHVRLPPQ; this is translated from the coding sequence ATGAGCCGCGTCATCTTCTGGCTCCTCCTGATCGGGCTGGTCGTCCTGGCGATCCGCGCCAAGCTCAAGGGCCTGGGCGCGCGCCGCCAGCCGCCCCCCCACCAGGCACCGCCGCGCCAGGCGCCGGTAGGCGAAATCGAAACCATGACCCAGTGCGCGCACTGCGGCATCCACTTTCCGGCCTCCGAAGCGGTCCACGCCGACGGCCACGACTACTGCTCGCCGGGCCACGTGCGCCTGCCGCCGCAGTAA
- a CDS encoding cytochrome C assembly family protein, which translates to MQNSLFLAAALLYAVCALLPSRRGAVISGVTAVAWAVHGAALGLDVAEPGRLRVGFAIMLSSALWVSVAAYWLENRNFALDGMRRLVMPFAVAASVLPVVFPGSLLPLNGQTPAFGWHVLVAVLAYSTLTIAAFHAVLMALQEARLHTRAAGGGWLGSALDQLPALLTMEKLLFRVIWIGFILLSLTVLSGVVFSEQLFGRALRLDHKSVFALLSWLLFAALLAGRRFQGWRGKTALRFTLAGFATLALAYVGSRFVLEVVLHRGLA; encoded by the coding sequence ATGCAGAATTCCCTCTTCCTCGCCGCGGCCCTGCTGTACGCGGTGTGCGCCCTGCTGCCGTCGCGCCGGGGCGCCGTCATCTCGGGCGTCACCGCCGTGGCCTGGGCGGTGCATGGCGCCGCGCTCGGACTCGACGTGGCCGAGCCGGGCCGGCTGCGCGTCGGCTTTGCCATCATGCTCTCGAGCGCCCTGTGGGTCTCGGTGGCCGCCTACTGGCTGGAAAACCGCAATTTCGCCCTCGACGGCATGCGCCGCCTGGTCATGCCCTTCGCCGTCGCCGCAAGCGTGCTGCCGGTGGTCTTCCCCGGCAGCCTGCTGCCGCTGAACGGCCAGACGCCGGCCTTCGGCTGGCACGTCCTGGTTGCGGTGCTGGCCTACAGCACGCTCACCATCGCCGCCTTCCACGCCGTGCTGATGGCGCTGCAGGAGGCGCGCCTGCACACGCGTGCCGCCGGCGGCGGCTGGCTGGGCAGCGCGCTGGACCAGCTGCCGGCGCTGCTGACCATGGAAAAGCTGCTGTTCCGCGTGATCTGGATCGGCTTCATCCTGCTCAGCCTGACCGTGCTGTCGGGCGTGGTGTTCTCCGAACAGCTGTTCGGCCGCGCCCTGCGCCTCGACCACAAGAGCGTATTCGCGCTGCTGTCCTGGCTGCTGTTCGCGGCGCTGCTGGCCGGCCGCCGTTTCCAGGGCTGGCGCGGCAAGACCGCGCTGCGCTTCACGCTGGCGGGCTTCGCCACGCTGGCGCTGGCCTACGTCGGCAGCCGCTTCGTGCTCGAAGTCGTCCTGCACCGGGGGCTGGCATGA